A DNA window from Mytilus edulis chromosome 14, xbMytEdul2.2, whole genome shotgun sequence contains the following coding sequences:
- the LOC139503332 gene encoding uncharacterized protein → MKHEDRTLHETQEDRTRHETQEDRTLHETHEDRTLHETHKDRTLRETHENRTLHETQEDRTLHETHVDRTLHETHEDRTRHETHEDRTRHETHEDKHCMKHTRIEHYMKHKRIEHGMKHKRIEHGMKHKRIEHYMKHTRIEHYMKHMRIEPYMKHKRIEHYETQEDRTLHETHEDRTLHETHEDRTLHETQEDRTLHETHEDRTLHETQEDRTLHETHEDRTLHETQEDRTRHETQEDRTRHETQEDRTLHETHEDRTLHETHEDRTLHETIV, encoded by the coding sequence ATGAAACACGAGGATAGAACACTACATGAAACACAAGAGGATAGAACACGGCATGAAACACAAGAGGATAGAACACTTCATGAAACACACGAGGATAGAACACTACATGAAACACATAAGGATAGAACCCTACGTGAAACACATGAGAATAGAACACTACATGAAACACAAGAGGATAGAACACTACATGAAACACATGTGGATAGAACACTACATGAAACACATGAGGATAGAACACGGCATGAAACACATGAGGATAGAACACGGCATGAAACACATGAGGATAAACACTGCATGAAACACACGAGGATAGAACACTACATGAAACACAAGAGGATAGAACACGGCATGAAACACAAGAGGATAGAACACGGCATGAAACACAAGAGGATAGAACACTACATGAAACACACGAGGATAGAACACTACATGAAACACATGAGGATAGAACCCTACATGAAACACAAGAGGATAGAACACTATGAAACACAAGAGGATAGAACACTACATGAAACACACGAGGATAGAACACTGCATGAAACACACGAGGATAGAACATTGCATGAAACACAAGAGGATAGAACACTACATGAAACACATGAGGATAGAACACTACATGAAACACAAGAGGATAGAACACTGCATGAAACACATGAGGATAGAACACTACATGAAACACAAGAGGATAGAACACGGCATGAAACACAAGAGGATAGAACACGGCATGAAACACAAGAGGATAGAACACTACATGAAACACACGAGGATAGAACACTACATG